GCTAAGGCTCGTTGACAACCACTCAATGAGTCAGTTACTCAGTTAGCCAGTGAGTCAATCAGAAGATGTAGACACAACATACTAGGAAACGAGAAAAAAAggttgcagacccaacctttacataatgctcatagtgctttgacCGTATCTatgaagcacagggaaaatagttaatgccgagtttggtcaagatatcttgaaaaacaaaaaaggtctTTAATCAAACACCAagtttgcgaccgatcgttcctatgacagataTGTGATATGTAGTCCGATCTAAAAaagatttttcaaaattgaagGGAGTATAGTGATGACTTTAAGTGACGTGCTTAATcaaactatttttttaatgaCAAAAACGTTTtacataaaacaacttaattttccaccgatcattcctatggcagctatatgttatagtggtccgatcttaatagggttttgaatatatataagaagcatcgaaaaactaataaattccaagtttggtcaaaatatctaaataaacaaaaatttttatcacacaacaacttaatttcgaccaatcgttcctatgccagctatgtgatatagtgttccgatccagttggttttgacatatgtgctgcgtgcaacagaaagaaggacttctgcaaagtttcataaaaatagctttaaaactgagagattagttcgcatagaaacagacagacggactgacggacatgactatatcgactcggctgtttatactgattaagaatataaatactttatggggccgagatgtcttcttctaggcgttacacattttacgACAAACTTATAATCCCCTTTCCAAGGGTATAAAGGagatttttgaaataaaaatatatttcatagaATAAAAATGAAGGATTAAAAACACTAACCCAAGAACCATAAGCCTTTGTGCTCATGCATTTTAAAATCTGTTCTGGCTTCTTAAAACTTGACTTTGGAACTCAATACACAAAATTTACATAAGACACGATTATCAAATgcattcaaatcaattttatttgatgtttaattttaaatctatTAGTAAGCGATGCCAGTGTGGTCGCGAATCCAGTCCAAGTGGTAGGTGACACGCTGGAAGCCAGCTGGAGCACCAGATGTGCACGAGGAAGTGCCAAAGTTGGTAACGCCCACCAATTTGTTGCCGTCGTGTGTAACCAATGGACCACCGGAGTCACCACCGCAGGTGGACTTGCCGTCGGGAGTTCTTACACAGAGGATGTTGTCTCCTACAACGGAAGAGCCATAGGTCCTCTGACATTCGGAGTTGTGCATGATCTGCAGGTCGACGCACTGCAGCCAGTCGGGCAGTGGGCTGCCATCGTAGGTACCGCCCCAGCCGCAAGCAACAGCCCAGCGTTCATTGAAGTCGTTGTAGCGATCGTTGTAGCTGGGCAGCTCCACCTTGTTAACCATGTGCCAGAAGTCCACATGGGGAATACGGATCAGAGCGATATCAGCGTTGTGGTGGTTGATGATGTCATTACGGCTGACCCAGTGAGTAAACTGGGCGTTGGTGCGCCAGGTGGCACCGAAGTAGACGGTGACGTCAGAGCCCGTGCAGTGCTCGGCAGTCAGGACCCAGGTGTTTCCAATGATGGAACCACCGCACCACCAGCCACCGCTGAAGCCCAAGCCAACGGTATAGGGGGCCTTGCCTTCATAGGCTGGGTAGCCATTGGTGATACGGCTGGACATGTCCTTCATATGGACAGCCTTCTGCGTGGCGGCAGGCACCGCAGCTCCAGTGGCGGAGGCaacagccaaagccaaaattGTAATGAACACCTTCATATTGCAGGTACAACTTGAGCCTCGGTGGACCCTACTGTTGCTTTTATACGAAAATCAGGCACAAACTCTATTCGCCATTATCTTAATTTGAGTGGTtcgtaaattaaatatataatccgatcataaaaaatgaattttacaAGCCGATAACGAGTCACGATTTATGCAAAGTCTTTCGAATTTATGCGCATTTTATGATAATATGATAGGAGTGATCCCATCCAAATAAATGTTTCCTTTAAATGCGAGATGAtcaattggtttattttgaatgcagtTCATAGAACACCTTAATAGTAAGCAACGCCAGAGTTGTCGCGAATCCATTCCAACTGATGGGTGACACGAGTGAAGCCAGCTGGAAGACCAGCTGTGCAACCATTGCCAGCAACCCACGACGTAACACCAGCCAATCTGCCGCCGTTATGGAGGACCAATGGACCACCAGAGTCACCGCTGCAGGTGGACTTGCCGCCGGGTGTGGCAACGCACAGAATACCATCCGGCTGGTGGCCATAGG
The sequence above is a segment of the Drosophila virilis strain 15010-1051.87 chromosome 3, Dvir_AGI_RSII-ME, whole genome shotgun sequence genome. Coding sequences within it:
- the LOC116650731 gene encoding serine protease 1-like; this translates as MKVFITILALAVASATGAAVPAATQKAVHMKDMSSRITNGYPAYEGKAPYTVGLGFSGGWWCGGSIIGNTWVLTAEHCTGSDVTVYFGATWRTNAQFTHWVSRNDIINHHNADIALIRIPHVDFWHMVNKVELPSYNDRYNDFNERWAVACGWGGTYDGSPLPDWLQCVDLQIMHNSECQRTYGSSVVGDNILCVRTPDGKSTCGGDSGGPLVTHDGNKLVGVTNFGTSSCTSGAPAGFQRVTYHLDWIRDHTGIAY